DNA sequence from the Nitrospinota bacterium genome:
AGAAAATCTTCTCAAAATTTTAAACACCTTTGCCGAGAACTCACTATAACGCTTGCCTGATCCGCGTAAAAAAATAGCATGTGGACACAACCTTTTCGCTTGCGCAACCGGCATGGCAGAATGGATGCCGAACTTCCTTGCTGTATAGGAAGCGGCAGCTACAACTCCCCTGGCCTCGGGATTGCCTCCCACAATCACCGGTTTATTTTTGAGGGAAGGATCGCGCAGTTCTTCCACCGAAACGAAAAACGCGTCCATATCCACATGTAAAATTTGTCTCAAACTCAACCTGCTTTCAACTAGGGTAGTTTCGTCATTCATTAAACTTTCGCAAAACCCCAATGACTACACCCTGAATGGCAAAATCACCTTCTCGTACAATAATTGGTTTCATATCCGGATGAGCGGGTTGCAGGCGCACTCTGCCATTCTCCCGGTAAAAACGCTTCAAAGTGGCCCGATCATTATCGATCAAAGCCACAACCGTTTCCCCGTTTTCAGCCACTTCTCTGCGTTCAACAATCACATAATCACCATCCGTGATATGGTCCTCTATCATCGAACTGCCTTTGACCTTGAGTACAAAAATATCCCTGTCGCCTGAGTCTGGCAAAAGAGCCATCACTTCGCGATGGTCCATCACCTCTATAGGACTACCTGCCGCAATATGCCCAAGAACCGGGTATTCCCGAACCGGTTCTTCCAACACTTCAATCGCTCGGCTCAAATTATGTTTTTTTTTGATCAGCCCTTTTTTTTCCAAATGACTCAAGTGCTTGTGCACCGTAGCTGGAGAACTGAGTTGGAACTGTTTGCCAATCTCCACGATGCTCGGCGCATACCCCTTAGCATTTATATGCTTCTTGAGATAATCGTAAATCTCCCTCTGGCGTTTGGTGAGATGCATGATAAAACCTCCAGGCAAATATTGTCTCAATATAGGCGAAAATATATCGAAAATCAAGCCTGCCATTTTAATGAATCTTCAAGAGGCGGTTGCAAGGCTTCTAACTATTGGAGGCGATTGATTATTGAGCAAGGAATCGGCAAACCCTTATAATTGCTTCCCACGAATGTGGGTGGTATTCTGGATAAAATTATGATTGAAAAACCGAAAATACTGTTTTTATGTACTGGCAATTCGTGCAGAAGCCAAATGGCAGAGGGATGGTCAAGGCATTTAAAAAGTGATTCCTTTACTGCATTTTCGGCCGGAATCGAAGCACATGGTCTTAATCCAAAAGCAGTTCAGGTCATGCAAGAAGC
Encoded proteins:
- the lexA gene encoding repressor LexA is translated as MMHLTKRQREIYDYLKKHINAKGYAPSIVEIGKQFQLSSPATVHKHLSHLEKKGLIKKKHNLSRAIEVLEEPVREYPVLGHIAAGSPIEVMDHREVMALLPDSGDRDIFVLKVKGSSMIEDHITDGDYVIVERREVAENGETVVALIDNDRATLKRFYRENGRVRLQPAHPDMKPIIVREGDFAIQGVVIGVLRKFNE